From the Sandaracinaceae bacterium genome, one window contains:
- a CDS encoding protein kinase has translation MGARRDQDAQADEAPTSTRPPSIPTASQARRAKVNVPPPPSRMPPKGPKPPRPPSGAAPQPAARSSEATESGETSGPVARAEQPSANDVAPAPEAQTEQAEGDAPGRSSTRPTAAPPAREDSLIPDATEAEVIGRFARFDVLGRLATGGMADILLARQSLEGAGSRSVVIKVVRGEFAEDGEFAKMFLNEGRLAMRLSHPNICTVYECGRHEGRFYIAMEHVPGQTLRGLVVRLTRKKRRVPIPELLRIFSLVAEALHYAHRAKDSAGRPLRIVHRDVSPHNVMIRYDGIVKLLDFGVAKAERSEHSTEAGAVKGKFGYMSPEQAMGQPVDPRSDVFALGVCLFETLTGRRLFGRKTQYDTVKAILEEETPPPSTFRDDVPPGLDQIVTRALAKDPGQRYQRAEDFQHDLDHLLADMKEVVSAGRIGLLMEELFARELHAGPSLDADEDLRARLLASITSSGVAQSSEVPESPSTRRPVWMYAGIAILALALIATVFALSSFGGDDDVADLAPAPSPSPASTGPASGGGAAIGGSTAFVAPPSREAAQEEDVPSPSDDDNLADSTASTEVETATREEPSEPEAPTTRPRDRRTPSTGRGGRRGGPVIVTDPGF, from the coding sequence ATGGGTGCGCGACGAGACCAGGATGCGCAGGCGGACGAGGCCCCGACCTCGACTCGCCCCCCATCGATCCCGACCGCCAGCCAGGCCCGCCGCGCGAAGGTGAACGTCCCGCCTCCGCCGAGCCGGATGCCACCGAAGGGACCGAAGCCGCCTCGGCCCCCGAGCGGCGCGGCGCCCCAGCCCGCCGCGAGGTCGAGCGAGGCGACGGAGTCCGGTGAGACGAGCGGCCCCGTGGCGCGGGCGGAGCAGCCCTCGGCGAACGACGTCGCGCCCGCGCCCGAAGCACAAACCGAACAGGCCGAGGGCGACGCTCCCGGTCGGTCCAGCACGCGCCCCACCGCCGCGCCTCCGGCCCGCGAGGACTCGCTCATCCCCGACGCGACCGAGGCGGAGGTCATCGGCCGCTTCGCTCGGTTCGACGTGCTGGGGCGGCTCGCGACGGGCGGGATGGCGGACATCCTCCTCGCCCGGCAATCGCTCGAGGGCGCGGGCTCCCGCAGCGTCGTCATCAAAGTGGTCCGCGGGGAGTTCGCGGAGGACGGTGAGTTCGCGAAGATGTTCCTCAACGAGGGGCGCCTCGCCATGCGCCTGTCTCACCCGAACATCTGCACGGTCTACGAGTGTGGCCGGCACGAGGGGCGCTTCTACATCGCGATGGAGCACGTGCCGGGGCAGACCCTGCGCGGCCTCGTCGTCCGGCTCACCAGGAAGAAGCGCCGCGTCCCGATCCCCGAGCTCCTGCGCATCTTCTCGCTGGTCGCCGAGGCGCTGCACTACGCGCACCGCGCGAAGGACTCGGCGGGCCGACCGCTCCGGATCGTCCACCGCGACGTCTCGCCCCACAACGTGATGATCCGATACGACGGCATCGTGAAGCTGCTCGACTTCGGCGTGGCGAAGGCGGAGCGCAGCGAGCACTCGACGGAAGCTGGCGCGGTGAAGGGCAAGTTCGGCTACATGTCCCCGGAGCAGGCGATGGGTCAGCCGGTCGACCCGCGCTCCGACGTCTTCGCGCTGGGGGTCTGCCTCTTCGAGACCCTGACCGGCCGGCGGCTCTTCGGCCGCAAGACGCAATACGACACGGTCAAGGCGATCCTCGAGGAGGAGACGCCGCCGCCCTCGACGTTCCGGGACGACGTCCCCCCGGGCCTCGACCAGATCGTGACGCGCGCGCTGGCAAAGGACCCCGGCCAGCGATACCAGCGGGCGGAGGACTTCCAGCACGATCTCGACCATCTCCTCGCGGACATGAAGGAGGTGGTCAGCGCAGGCCGGATCGGGCTGCTCATGGAGGAGCTCTTCGCGCGCGAGCTCCACGCCGGGCCGAGCCTCGATGCCGACGAAGACCTCCGCGCGAGGCTGCTGGCGAGCATCACCAGCTCGGGCGTGGCGCAGAGCTCGGAGGTGCCGGAGAGCCCGTCGACGCGCCGGCCGGTCTGGATGTACGCCGGGATCGCCATCCTCGCGCTGGCCCTCATCGCAACGGTCTTCGCGCTGTCGTCGTTCGGAGGCGATGACGACGTGGCGGATCTCGCGCCGGCCCCCTCTCCTTCACCGGCATCGACGGGCCCCGCGAGCGGTGGCGGAGCCGCGATCGGGGGCTCGACCGCCTTCGTCGCACCTCCTTCTCGGGAGGCGGCGCAGGAAGAGGATGTTCCCTCGCCTTCGGACGATGATAATCTCGCCGACTCGACCGCAAGTACCGAGGTCGAGACCGCGACGCGAGAAGAGCCATCCGAGCCCGAAGCACCGACGACACGCCCCCGCGACCGGCGGACGCCCTCGACTGGCCGGGGCGGCCGACGAGGGGGGCCGGTGATCGTCACCGACCCTGGTTTCTGA
- a CDS encoding sigma 54-interacting transcriptional regulator gives MEGTLAPPGLPHMHHDSSPSNAARAFAEASRPVPAASNGAPTQTDASRSDGRGPTDSHCAGREAELAELSDLYREAQRGDRSAARLVFVEGPSGIGKSNILSELKSRVRLQGGVVLEGRCEPGRAFGPFAQIVDRSLRFLEEVGVAPETDLAGLACRGGCHRLWHLHGGADAERVPFATDDLPGATPETAVFEKRLRFFDAVAGLLREVARLRAPLIVLDHVERADRGTVELLEFLIEGGPVEDRLDGRDAPTRALFVASLRTDPEGGLPAPIEALRANDRATRLEVGTLDLAGVRAYLQSRGALERILERTSGVPEAIDLLLEGQPLTPEARLARRLDALPPIARSMVEALAVVGRHADLDELSRIAQVDPTPVERGAFAGCDLLGKNIVDGRILFSFGREADRERCYGLLSTARQRALHLRSADVCADGVDLQEAVRHAIAAGDHARASELAVVAAASLSARHAVGEAAALLESFLEASDDVPAAIREQLAELYRVSGHYRRALEHAREVLAASPSDPVAALRVGQLLTQAGEHEEAAEVLVRAHGHAERSGDPSLQAEVEAHLAELYYQSADYGEAHRWGARALAAAEDAGKLVIALMARNTLGKLALAQKEPTVAAPLFERNRDEAKASGLGHQEAQAHTNLAVALLLQRDLEGAERACHVAIDVASRVSDTRERAIATENLAVIAHLGRDYGHALDYYHQAVSLLKRLGNRAMLARVANNLGELYLTLGERGRARGLCEFATRVGGKLPGSVLAESLLLSGRIDGADGNVSAARDAFATARDAFARLSSVRQHEAALELVRLHLVDGDVPAARALLGELPLELPAKHEADRARVAADLERAAGGDTRVAARRAVDLAEACEDPERLLKALIRHARALGDSGEVGLATRVLERAQRVEDDLTSRVPDEARAAWAERPLRQELSTVAGGLASAWTRTRHESVPPPRALTGTHRALPKSALPKSGLGDERDAEWRRRFPELVGTSPALRQVFGVIDKVAAADAIVLVRGESGTGKELVAQAIHDSSKRRNKPLVKVNCAALVETLLLSELFGHERGAFTGANARKKGRFELADGGTIFLDEIGDISAKTQVALLRVLQEREFERVGGTQKIEVDVRIIAATHRDLEQMVEDGTFREDLYYRLRGVMMEMPPLRARLADVGPLAEHLLGRIAQERGEPVKRMSPEAIACLSQHRWPGNVRELENVLRSATLFADGGVLVPDDFAAFSESFLPPERASAARGERAELAPTIQESVESMLYERVRGGDVSLLEMKKVMERECIVRALEETDGNITRAADLLGMKRPRLSQLVKQYDLKAGS, from the coding sequence TGGAGGGGACGCTCGCCCCTCCCGGGCTTCCACACATGCACCACGACTCTTCCCCCTCCAACGCGGCGCGCGCGTTCGCAGAGGCGTCCCGGCCTGTGCCGGCCGCCTCGAACGGCGCGCCGACCCAGACCGACGCCAGCCGCTCCGACGGGCGGGGCCCCACCGACAGCCACTGCGCGGGGCGAGAGGCGGAGCTTGCCGAGCTCTCCGACCTCTACCGCGAGGCGCAGCGGGGCGACCGCAGCGCGGCGCGCCTGGTGTTCGTGGAGGGGCCGAGCGGGATCGGGAAGTCGAACATCCTCTCCGAGCTCAAGAGCCGGGTGCGCCTCCAGGGCGGCGTCGTGCTCGAGGGGCGCTGCGAGCCCGGCCGCGCCTTCGGGCCGTTCGCGCAGATCGTCGACCGCTCACTGCGCTTCCTCGAGGAGGTCGGTGTCGCGCCGGAGACGGACCTGGCGGGCCTCGCCTGCCGCGGCGGCTGCCATCGACTCTGGCACCTCCACGGCGGCGCGGACGCCGAGCGGGTGCCGTTCGCGACCGACGACCTCCCCGGCGCCACGCCCGAGACGGCCGTGTTCGAGAAGCGGCTGCGCTTCTTCGACGCCGTCGCGGGGCTGCTGCGCGAGGTGGCGCGCCTGCGCGCCCCGCTCATCGTGCTCGACCACGTGGAGCGCGCCGACCGCGGGACCGTCGAGCTGCTGGAGTTCCTGATCGAAGGCGGCCCCGTCGAGGACCGACTGGACGGCCGCGACGCGCCGACCCGCGCGCTCTTCGTCGCCAGCCTCCGCACCGACCCCGAGGGCGGGCTCCCCGCGCCGATCGAAGCGCTCCGCGCCAACGACCGCGCCACCCGTCTGGAGGTCGGCACGCTCGATCTCGCTGGCGTGCGCGCCTACCTGCAGTCCCGGGGCGCGCTCGAGCGCATCCTCGAGCGCACGAGCGGCGTGCCGGAGGCGATCGATCTCCTGCTCGAGGGGCAGCCGCTGACGCCCGAGGCCCGGCTCGCTCGTCGGCTCGACGCGCTGCCGCCCATCGCGCGCAGCATGGTCGAGGCGCTCGCCGTCGTGGGGCGTCACGCCGATCTCGACGAGCTGTCTCGCATCGCGCAGGTCGACCCGACCCCGGTGGAGCGCGGGGCGTTCGCGGGCTGCGACCTGCTCGGCAAGAACATCGTCGACGGCCGCATCCTCTTCAGCTTCGGCCGAGAGGCGGACCGCGAGCGCTGCTACGGCCTGCTCTCGACGGCGCGCCAGCGCGCGCTGCACCTGCGCAGCGCCGACGTCTGCGCCGACGGGGTCGACCTGCAAGAGGCCGTGCGACACGCGATCGCGGCGGGGGACCACGCGCGCGCCTCGGAGCTCGCGGTCGTGGCCGCGGCGTCGCTGTCGGCGCGCCACGCGGTCGGTGAGGCGGCCGCGCTGCTCGAGTCTTTCCTCGAGGCCTCCGACGACGTCCCGGCCGCCATCCGCGAGCAGCTCGCGGAGCTCTACCGTGTGTCCGGCCACTACCGCCGCGCGCTCGAGCACGCGCGCGAGGTCCTCGCCGCCAGCCCCTCGGATCCCGTCGCGGCGCTGCGCGTCGGGCAGCTCCTGACGCAGGCGGGCGAGCACGAGGAGGCGGCGGAGGTGCTGGTGCGGGCCCACGGGCACGCCGAGCGGAGCGGCGACCCGAGCTTGCAGGCCGAGGTCGAGGCCCACCTCGCGGAGCTCTACTACCAGAGCGCCGACTACGGCGAGGCCCATCGCTGGGGCGCCCGCGCCCTGGCCGCCGCGGAGGACGCGGGCAAGCTCGTGATCGCGCTGATGGCGCGCAACACGCTCGGCAAGCTCGCGCTCGCGCAGAAGGAGCCGACGGTGGCCGCGCCGCTGTTCGAGCGCAACCGCGACGAGGCCAAGGCGTCCGGCCTCGGCCACCAGGAAGCGCAGGCCCACACCAACCTCGCCGTCGCGCTGCTCCTGCAGCGAGACCTGGAGGGCGCCGAGCGCGCGTGCCACGTGGCCATCGACGTCGCGAGCCGCGTCAGCGACACCCGCGAGCGCGCCATCGCCACCGAGAACCTCGCGGTCATCGCGCACCTCGGGCGCGACTACGGTCACGCGCTCGACTACTACCACCAGGCGGTCAGCCTCCTGAAGCGGCTCGGCAACCGGGCGATGCTCGCGCGCGTGGCGAACAACCTGGGCGAGCTCTACCTGACCCTCGGCGAGCGCGGCCGCGCCCGCGGCCTTTGCGAGTTCGCGACCCGCGTCGGGGGCAAGCTCCCTGGCTCGGTGCTCGCAGAGAGCCTGCTCCTCAGCGGGCGCATCGACGGAGCGGACGGCAACGTCAGCGCGGCGCGGGACGCGTTCGCCACCGCCCGCGACGCCTTCGCGCGGCTCTCCTCGGTGCGTCAGCACGAGGCGGCGCTCGAGCTGGTCCGCCTGCACCTGGTGGACGGCGACGTCCCGGCGGCGCGCGCGCTGCTGGGCGAGCTGCCGCTGGAGCTGCCGGCCAAGCACGAGGCCGACCGCGCGCGGGTCGCCGCCGACCTCGAGCGCGCCGCGGGGGGCGACACCCGCGTTGCCGCGCGTCGCGCCGTGGACCTCGCGGAGGCCTGCGAGGATCCGGAGCGCCTGCTCAAGGCGCTGATCCGGCACGCCCGCGCCCTCGGCGACTCGGGCGAAGTGGGGCTCGCGACGCGGGTCCTGGAGCGTGCCCAGAGAGTGGAAGACGACCTGACGTCGCGCGTGCCGGACGAGGCGCGCGCCGCCTGGGCCGAGCGCCCGCTGCGCCAGGAGCTGAGCACGGTCGCCGGCGGCCTGGCCTCCGCGTGGACGCGGACCCGGCACGAGTCGGTGCCGCCGCCTCGCGCCCTGACGGGCACGCACCGCGCCCTCCCGAAGAGCGCCCTCCCGAAGAGCGGCCTCGGCGACGAGCGAGACGCGGAGTGGCGCCGCCGCTTCCCCGAGCTGGTCGGCACCTCGCCCGCGCTGCGGCAGGTCTTCGGCGTCATCGACAAGGTCGCCGCCGCCGACGCCATCGTGCTCGTGCGCGGCGAGAGCGGCACGGGCAAGGAGCTGGTGGCGCAGGCCATCCACGACAGCAGCAAGCGCCGCAACAAGCCGCTGGTGAAGGTGAACTGCGCCGCGCTGGTCGAGACGCTGCTGCTCAGCGAGCTCTTCGGCCACGAGCGGGGCGCGTTCACGGGCGCCAACGCGCGCAAGAAGGGTCGCTTCGAGCTCGCGGACGGGGGGACCATCTTCCTCGACGAGATCGGCGACATCTCCGCCAAGACGCAGGTCGCGCTGCTCCGCGTGCTCCAGGAGCGCGAGTTCGAGCGCGTCGGCGGCACGCAGAAGATCGAGGTCGACGTCCGCATCATCGCGGCCACGCACCGTGACCTCGAGCAGATGGTCGAGGACGGGACGTTCCGCGAAGACCTCTACTACCGCCTCCGCGGCGTGATGATGGAGATGCCGCCGCTGCGCGCGCGACTCGCGGACGTCGGCCCGCTCGCCGAGCACCTGCTCGGGCGGATCGCCCAGGAGCGCGGTGAGCCCGTCAAGCGCATGAGCCCGGAGGCCATCGCCTGCCTCTCGCAACACCGATGGCCGGGCAACGTGCGGGAGCTCGAGAACGTCCTCCGCTCGGCGACGCTCTTCGCCGACGGTGGTGTGCTCGTCCCGGACGACTTCGCGGCGTTCTCGGAGAGCTTCCTGCCGCCCGAGCGTGCGAGCGCGGCCCGCGGGGAGCGGGCGGAGCTCGCCCCGACGATCCAGGAGTCGGTCGAGAGCATGCTCTACGAGCGGGTCCGGGGCGGCGACGTGTCGCTGCTCGAGATGAAGAAGGTCATGGAGCGCGAGTGCATCGTGCGCGCTCTGGAAGAGACGGACGGGAACATCACGCGAGCGGCCGACCTGCTCGGGATGAAACGTCCACGCCTGTCACAGCTCGTCAAACAGTACGACCTGAAGGCGGGGAGCTGA